The DNA region AACTGTTTGCCTCCCCGGAAGCGTGAATCTTGCCCACAAAAGAATCAGGATTGCCGTAATTACGATGAAAACCGGTATGCTCACCCATTGGGAAAGGTCCGGCAGGAAGACTGTTTTAATAGCCACCAGGAAAAGGTTCACCAGGGCTAGAGGCAGAAGTGCCTTCCACGCCAGTTTCATGGACTGGTCGATGCGCAGGCGCGGCAGCGTACTTCTTATCCATAAGATAAAGAAAAAGCTGGCAAACATTTTCCCGATAAACCAGACAATCCCGGGAAGGAAGGGGCCGTGCCAACCCCCCAGGAAGAAGGTGGTGATGAGCACGGAAGCGATAACGGCTTCGCTATACTCGACCAGGTAGAGCACGGCGAATTTCATGCCGGAAAACTCGGTGTTGAACCCGGCCGTCAGCTCGGAGTCGGCTTCTACCAGATCGAAAGGCGTGCGGTTGATCTCAGCCAGTGTCGCTACGAAGAAAATGACGAAGCCCAGCGGCTGCACCAGGGCGAATGGTATATTTTGGGCGGCCACCACGCTTGACACAGACATCGAGCCGGTCGCTATAACTATGGCGGCGAGGGCCAGCACCATGGGGATCTCGTAACTGATCAGTTGGGCTATTTCACGCATGGCGCCGATAAGCGAATATTTGTTATTGGACGCCATGCCCGACATAAAAACACCGATGGCGCTGATGGCGCTTATGGCCGCGATGTACATCACCCCGACGTTGATATCGACCAGTTGCAGACCGTCCATGAGGGGGATAACCGCCAGAACCATCAGAACAGGCACGAAGGCAATGGCCGGGGCTATCCAGAAAAGGACTTTATCCGCCAGCGTCGGAATAATGTCTTCCTTGGTCAGAATTTTAATGACGTCGGCAAAAGACTGTAGCAGGCCGAAAGGTCCGGCGCGGTTGGGGCCGAGCCTCGCCTGGAAGCGGGCGATGACGCGTCTTTCCATCCAGATGAAGATTATTACGGTGGTCATCAGGAAGCCGATGAGCAGCACGGTTAATATAATCAGATGCCACCAGAAGTTGCCCGGCCAGTCGGCGGGAATGGCGGCAGCACTGAACTCGAAGCCGGGAGAATAATTCATGTCGCTACCTGTCCACCTCTCCCATCGAGGTATCGATGCTGCCGAAAATGACTATGGCGTCGGCCAGCTTCTGCCCGATTAAAAGCTCGCGCAGCACTGTGAGGTTTATAAAAGCCGGTGCGCGGAAATGGCAGCGGTAAGGTTTTTCAGTCCCGTCGGAAACCAGATAACAGCCGAGCATACCTCTGGGCGATTCAATCTGGGCGTAAGCCTCTCCGGCAGGCGGTCTGAGGCGCAGCGGAGTGGGTATTTTTTCCTTGCCGGCCGGCATCTGCTCCACCGCCTGCTGTATGATACGCAGGCTCTGGCGCATCTCTTCCATCCTCACCCTGTAGCGGTCGTAGCAGTCGCCGTTTATACCCACCGGGACATCGAATGCGAAGTTTTCGTAGACCGAATAAGGCGCGGCTTTCCTGAGATCCCACTTGATGCCGGAACCTCTTAGCACGGGGCCGCTGACCGATGCGTTTATGGCTGTCTCCGCTTTGAGCACGCCTATTCCTTTGAGGCGCGATAGCAGTATTTCGTTTTCGGTGAGCAAGCGGTCGTACTCGTCCAGATACCCTGGCATTACCTTGAGGAACTTCGTAAGTGCCGGCAAAAACTCCGTGGGGATATCCTGGCTGACGCCGCCGAAACGCATAAAATTGTACAGCAGGCGCTGGCCGGTAACCATATCGAGCAGGTCGATAATCTTTTCTCTTTCGCGGAACATGTACATGAAAGCGGTAATAAACATGCCCATATCGTTGGTGACCGAGCCGACAGCCAGCAGGTGGCTGGCTATGCGCTGCAGCTCGCCCATGATAACGCGCAGGTACTCCGCCCTTTGGGGCACCTGTATGCCGGCGAGTTGCTCGACGGCCATGACATAGGGCCAGTTATTGTTAATGGCCGATACGTAATCCAGGCGGTCCGTGAGCGGGATGTTCTGTTTATAAGTGCGCTGCTCGAAGAGCTTTTCCATGCCGCGGTGCAGGTAGCCGAAGACCGGTTCGACGTCCTGGATGATCTCCCCATCGAGCACCACGCGCATGCGGAAGACGCCGTGCGTGCTGGGGTGCACCGGTCCTATATTGAGTATAAATGGCTCAGTTGCCAGCGCCATAGACCCTGTCCTTGAAATCTTTTCGCAGGGGATGTCCCTGGTAGCCTTCCCAGAGCACGATGCGCCTCATGTCGGGGTGCCCGCTGAACTCGATGCCGAGCAGGTCGTAGATCTCGCGCTCCTGGAGGCTGGCTCCCTGCCACAGGTTTGCCAGCGACGGCACCACAGGCTTGGCTTTATCGCATTTGACCTTAATACTGACGAGCGAATTATTCCTGGTGGAAAGAAGCCTGTAGACCATCTCGAAGCGGTCTGCATAGTCCACCGCCGTGACCATGTCCAGAAAGTCAAAATCCATCCCGGGGGTAGTTTTAAGATATTCCGCCACTTGCGGCAAGAGCGTGGGAGTTACCTCAAGGCAATCATTGGCGGGGCTAATACCCTTGCCGAACTTCGCCTTGAGCCTGGCGGCAATATCGTCAATATTGAGCATCGTCGTCATCTTATCTGGGTCTGCTGATACTTTCTTTGGCGATTTTCTGGCGCAGGGCTTCGAAGCCAGCCATCAATGCTTCGGGACGCGGCGGGCAGCCGGGGATGTAAACGTCGACCGGGAAAAGGAGGTTGTAGCCGGGTACGACGGCATATGAGTCGTGAAAAATGCCTCCGCTGATGGCGCAGGCGCCCATGGCGATAACCCACTTGGGTTCGGCCATCTGGTCGTAGAGTCGCTTTATCTGAGGGGCCATCTTCCAGCTTAGCGTGCCGCCGCAAATCAGAAGGTCTGCCTGTCGCGGCGAAGAGCGCACCACTTCCATGCCGAAGCGGGAGGTATCGAAACGCGATGCAGACGCCCCGATGAACTCAAAGGTGCAGCAGGCGGTGAAGGCTGTAGCAGGCCAGAGCGAGGCTTTGCGCGCCCAGTTGATGACGCCATCCACGGTGGTGAAGAGAAGGTTGCGCTTGATTTCCTGGTCGAGCCATGCGTCCGGGTCGGGGATGGGCCGCTGGCTCGCGTTGCGCAGCGCTTCGATGCCGGCAGCTTCGCGGCGGTCTATCTCTGACGAAGGGGTCAGGGGGCTGCGTTCTATTTCCACTGCAGCACACCCTTGCGCCAGGCGTAGAGGTAACCCACCAGCAGGATAGCCACGAAAACGGCAGCGGCTCCAAGAGCAAAGGCCCCCAGCTCTTTAAGGCCGGCAGCCCACGGCAAAATGAAGACCAGCATGACGTCCAGCGCTACAGAGATGAGCGCGAAAAAATAGTAGTGAGTGTTGAACTGCACCCAGCTGCGTCCTGTTGTCTCGAGGCCGCACTCCACCGTACTGGATTTAATGGCGGATGGTTTGTGGGGAATTACCTTGAGGCGGCGCAGCAGCACAGGCAGGGTTATCATGAACCCGGCGAAAGCCAGGCTCACCAGTAGGAAGAGGGCAATATATCCGTAACCCTGTAACAATACTGCTCCTTCGGCTGGCAAAATGGAAAATAGGATGAAAGTATACCCTATCGTTTTTAGAAAATCAAATCCGTCGTATAAGAGCGTTTATAAGTGTATAATTCCGTGGATTTTGACTGAGCCGATAAGAAATCGTTTTTGTTTCCGGGAGAAAAATTCTGGAGGCAACGGACCCTCTTAATCAGGTATGGGTCAGGCGTGGGATTACTTTATCGTAAGGGTCTGTCTGACATTG from Dehalococcoidia bacterium includes:
- a CDS encoding NADH-quinone oxidoreductase subunit C, whose translation is MTTMLNIDDIAARLKAKFGKGISPANDCLEVTPTLLPQVAEYLKTTPGMDFDFLDMVTAVDYADRFEMVYRLLSTRNNSLVSIKVKCDKAKPVVPSLANLWQGASLQEREIYDLLGIEFSGHPDMRRIVLWEGYQGHPLRKDFKDRVYGAGN
- a CDS encoding NADH-quinone oxidoreductase subunit B, whose translation is MTPSSEIDRREAAGIEALRNASQRPIPDPDAWLDQEIKRNLLFTTVDGVINWARKASLWPATAFTACCTFEFIGASASRFDTSRFGMEVVRSSPRQADLLICGGTLSWKMAPQIKRLYDQMAEPKWVIAMGACAISGGIFHDSYAVVPGYNLLFPVDVYIPGCPPRPEALMAGFEALRQKIAKESISRPR
- a CDS encoding NADH-quinone oxidoreductase subunit D; protein product: MALATEPFILNIGPVHPSTHGVFRMRVVLDGEIIQDVEPVFGYLHRGMEKLFEQRTYKQNIPLTDRLDYVSAINNNWPYVMAVEQLAGIQVPQRAEYLRVIMGELQRIASHLLAVGSVTNDMGMFITAFMYMFREREKIIDLLDMVTGQRLLYNFMRFGGVSQDIPTEFLPALTKFLKVMPGYLDEYDRLLTENEILLSRLKGIGVLKAETAINASVSGPVLRGSGIKWDLRKAAPYSVYENFAFDVPVGINGDCYDRYRVRMEEMRQSLRIIQQAVEQMPAGKEKIPTPLRLRPPAGEAYAQIESPRGMLGCYLVSDGTEKPYRCHFRAPAFINLTVLRELLIGQKLADAIVIFGSIDTSMGEVDR
- the nuoH gene encoding NADH-quinone oxidoreductase subunit NuoH, translating into MNYSPGFEFSAAAIPADWPGNFWWHLIILTVLLIGFLMTTVIIFIWMERRVIARFQARLGPNRAGPFGLLQSFADVIKILTKEDIIPTLADKVLFWIAPAIAFVPVLMVLAVIPLMDGLQLVDINVGVMYIAAISAISAIGVFMSGMASNNKYSLIGAMREIAQLISYEIPMVLALAAIVIATGSMSVSSVVAAQNIPFALVQPLGFVIFFVATLAEINRTPFDLVEADSELTAGFNTEFSGMKFAVLYLVEYSEAVIASVLITTFFLGGWHGPFLPGIVWFIGKMFASFFFILWIRSTLPRLRIDQSMKLAWKALLPLALVNLFLVAIKTVFLPDLSQWVSIPVFIVITAILILLWARFTLPGRQTVGA
- a CDS encoding NADH-quinone oxidoreductase subunit A (Catalyzes the transfer of electrons from NADH to ubiquinone), with amino-acid sequence MLQGYGYIALFLLVSLAFAGFMITLPVLLRRLKVIPHKPSAIKSSTVECGLETTGRSWVQFNTHYYFFALISVALDVMLVFILPWAAGLKELGAFALGAAAVFVAILLVGYLYAWRKGVLQWK